Proteins encoded in a region of the Toxorhynchites rutilus septentrionalis strain SRP unplaced genomic scaffold, ASM2978413v1 HiC_scaffold_9, whole genome shotgun sequence genome:
- the LOC129782471 gene encoding uncharacterized protein LOC129782471, whose protein sequence is MPETDRFDCQMCDLANNADDMVQCEGCGKWSHFGCAGFDEGRKDEHWMCHKCVVESANSVVGVDSNVSVGLEPAHGQTNANGSDEGAKPIGELAQLNLKLLEERKAFLLREIELQQTIQLEQRKLQLEKEMWKARYDIINARCGATNRDVMAGSLGDWLHRLDQVAVSQNELTSAPARTVTVSATSSRTRPQHSAAGNTKNIPQTTPSSPAVTSLFGGTSVLPSWIISPTMSMQSNSQLSQPTTSGYASGQGSLSHDFQPGRGANGPGASTPVSTINWVNPVTGFTSSTQCLPPYISSVGQIGSHPMQPWHVSQPYQVPNSLHNFAPVGQVASSQYAYGSVGTLNPVASSINAYPSYIPYSFPSMLPQHNPYLPQIPLGGQMGPLGG, encoded by the coding sequence AAATGGTCGCACTTCGGATGTGCTGGTTTCGATGAAGGGCGAAAGGACGAACATTGGATGTGCCATAAATGCGTCGTCGAATCTGCTAACAGCGTCGTCGGTGTTGATTCGAATGTTTCGGTTGGCCTCGAACCTGCACACGGGCAAACTAACGCGAACGGATCCGACGAAGGAGCAAAGCCGATTGGGGAACTCGCCCAGCTTAACCTCAAACTGTTGGAAGAGCGGAAGGCATTCCTGCTAAGGGAAATTGAGCTGCAACAGACGATCCAGTTGGAACAACGTAAGCTGCAGttggagaaagagatgtggaaagCGCGGTACGACATCATCAATGCGAGGTGTGGAGCAACCAACAGGGATGTGATGGCTGGTAGTCTTGGAGATTGGTTACATCGCTTGGATCAGGTCGCCGTCAGCCAGAATGAGCTAACTTCTGCGCCGGCGAGAACGGTGACGGTCTCAGCAACGTCTTCCAGAACCAGACCGCAGCATTCCGCTGCtggaaatacaaaaaatattccaCAAACAACACCATCGTCACCTGCGGTCACGTCATTGTTCGGAGGTACATCTGTTCTCCCTTCTTGGATAATCTCTCCTACGATGTCGATGCAATCAAACTCGCAACTAAGCCAACCGACAACGAGTGGGTATGCAAGTGGGCAAGGTAGCCTCTCCCACGATTTTCAACCTGGCAGAGGAGCAAACGGACCGGGGGCGTCGACGCCAGTCAGCACGATCAATTGGGTCAATCCAGTGACAGGCTTTACCAGTTCCACCCAGTGCCTGCCACCATACATCAGCTCAGTGGGACAGATTGGAAGTCATCCAATGCAACCGTGGCACGTGAGTCAGCCATATCAGGTACCGAATAGTTTACACAATTTCGCACCAGTAGGTCAGGTAGCCTCTTCGCAGTATGCTTACGGTAGCGTAGGAACACTGAATCCTGTAGCCAGTTCAATAAATGCATATCCCTCTTACATCCCCTATTCCTTTCCATCGATGCTTCCGCAACATAATCCATACCTCCCGCAAATCCCTCTGGGTGGGCAAATGGGACCTCTTGGTGGATAA
- the LOC129782468 gene encoding uncharacterized protein LOC129782468: MGPAAIIDELAPTHRQIAARHVMPKDLPLFSGNSEEWPMFFSAFNTSTEACGYSNVENLGRLQQCLKGAAVRSRLLLPTSVPQVIHTLQMLYGRPEQIIYALLQKIRDVPAPKADNLCTIAAFGMAVQNFSEHLEAAGQVQHLSNPVLLQELVDKLPANLKLDWVAFKRQFAAVDLRVFGRYMANLVSAAAEVTLTLDPRGSKQKREEKLKGFVNAHAATSDATADEAPKVESPKAASQISCLVCGNPDHRVKDCDVFKKMDRDDRWQVVHNYYLCRICLGKHGRKPCRSSSRCEVLGCQMRHHPLLHGDSGSSSTNPSHPIPQRGGAGQRSDATEGVNAHNVQSSTLFRMLPVRLFNKGRCIETLAFIDEGSSVTLLEKGIADVLQVEGTEKRLCLTWTSNVSREEEGSRQVEVEISGISGGKRYPLKDVRTVESLALPAQTLCYKELAERFPHLRKLPVVDFESKAPGILIGAKNTHLTATQQIREGCVGEPVAAKTRLGWAIYGSMPNGTNVASCNLHICGCDVDRSLHELVKQYFTVENVGVSVNQSPESNDDKRARAILEQTTRRVENGFETGLLWRYDYVEFPNNYAMAVRRLRCLERRFNADSSLFDKVQRQIAQYQQKGYIHEATEEELAEADQRRLWYLPVGIVRNPKKPNKIRIVWDAAATVNGISLNSMLLKGPDLVQPLPDILCGFRERKIAVVGDIMEMFHQLKIRQADRYSQLFVWPGETGRPPKTFVIDVATFGSTSSPCSAQFVKNLNAAEQAEQYPRAAEAIVRRHYVDDYLHSFDSEEEACQVVEEVKLVHKRGGFTIRNWLSNSGAVLRQIGDTEARATKIVGEGGPEAERVLGMQWRATEDVFVFSSDTDLGAYGAL; this comes from the coding sequence ATGGGACCAGCTGCGATTATCGACGAGCTAGCCCCTACACATCGTCAAATCGCAGCGCGACATGTTATGCCGAAGGATTTACCGTTGTTCAGTGGCAATTCCGAAGAGTGGCCCATGTTCTTCAGTGCTTTTAACACCTCCACGGAAGCATGCGGCTACAGTAACGTTGAAAACCTTGGTCGTCTCCAACAGTGCCTGAAGGGTGCCGCAGTTCGTAGTCGTTTATTATTACCTACATCAGTGCCACAAGTGATACATACGCTGCAGATGCTGTACGGGCGGCCAGAACAAATAATATACGCGCTGCTCCAGAAGATCCGCGATGTTCCAGCACCAAAAGCGGATAATTTGTGCACGATCGCGGCTTTCGGCATGGCGGTACAGAACTTCAGCGAACATTTGGAGGCGGCGGGACAAGTGCAACATCTATCTAACCCGGTGCTGCTCCAAGAACTTGTGGATAAGCTGCCAGCAAATTTGAAGCTTGACTGGGTGGCGTTCAAACGACAATTCGCGGCGGTCGACCTCCGTGTATTCGGTCGGTACATGGCAAATCTGGTCTCGGCAGCAGCTGAAGTCACTCTTACGTTGGATCCAAGGGGAAGTAAGCAGAAGAGAGAGGAGAAGCTGAAAGGTTTTGTGAATGCTCATGCTGCTACATCAGACGCAACAGCTGACGAGGCCCCGAAGGTGGAATCACCAAAAGCAGCTTCGCAAATTAGCTGTTTGGTCTGCGGGAATCCAGACCATCGAGTGAAGGATTGTGACGTCTTCAAAAAGATGGACCGGGATGACCGCTGGCAAGTGGTGCATAATTATTATTTGTGTCGTATCTGCCTCGGGAAGCACGGAAGAAAACCCTGCCGGTCCTCATCGCGCTGTGAAGTTCTAGGTTGTCAAATGCGACACCATCCGCTTCTGCACGGCGATTCGGGCAGTTCGTCGACCAATCCATCTCAtccaatacctcaaagaggCGGAGCAGGCCAGCGAAGTGATGCAACGGAAGGTGTGAATGCTCACAACGTCCAGAGCTCGACACTGTTTCGCATgttgccggtgcgactcttcaaCAAAGGACGGTGTATTGAGACGCTAGCTTTCATCGACGAAGGATCGTCCGTCACACTCCTCGAAAAGGGAATAGCCGACGTACTACAGGTTGAAGGCACGGAAAAGCGTCTTTGCCTAACCTGGACAAGCAACGTTAGCCGTGAGGAAGAAGGCTCCCGTCAGGTAGAGGTGGAGATTTCGGGTATCAGTGGAGGCAAGCGATATCCACTAAAAGACGTCAGGACGGTCGAGTCCCTTGCACTACCTGCGCAGACGTTGTGCTATAAAGAGCTTGCCGAGCGTTTCCCTCATCTGCGGAAGCTACCGGTCGTAGACTTCGAATCCAAAGCTCCAGGAATTCTCATTGGAGCCAAGAATACTCACCTCACCGCCACCCAACAAATACGCGAAGGTTGCGTGGGAGAGCCGGTGGCAGCAAAAACTCGTCTCGGATGGGCGATCTACGGCTCAATGCCAAACGGGACGAACGTTGCGAGTTGCAACTTGCACATCTGTGGTTGTGATGTAGACAGGAGCCTGCACGAGCTAGTGAAGCAATACTTCACGGTCGAGAACGTGGGCGTCTCGGTGAATCAGAGTCCCGAATCGAACGACGACAAGCGAGCGAGGGCAATACTCGAGCAGACGACTAGAAGAGTCGAAAACGGCTTCGAGACTGGATTACTGTGGCGCTACGATTATGTAGAATTTCCCAATAATTACGCTATGGCTGTCCGACGGCTACGGTGCTTGGAACGCCGTTTCAACGCGGATTCATCCTTGTTTGATAAAGTCCAGCGGCAGATAGCGCAATACCAGCAAAAGGGCTACATTCACGAAGCTACGGAGGAGGAACTAGCCGAAGCGGATCAAAGGAGACTGTGGTATCTGCCGGTTGGAATAGTTCGAAACCCCAAGAAGCCCAACAAGATTCGCATCGTGTGGGATGCCGCAGCAACAGTGAACGGCATATCCCTGAATAGCATGCTACTAAAAGGACCGGATCTAGTCCAACCTCTCCCAGATATTCTCTGTGGATTCCGTGAGCGGAAGATTGCAGTCGTGGGAGATATCATGGAAATGTTCCATCAGTTGAAGATACGGCAAGCAGATCGTTACAGTCAGTTGTTCGTCTGGCCCGGTGAAACCGGGCGTCCTCCGAAAACCTTCGTGATCGACGTAGCAACCTTCGGCTCAACTAGCTCACCATGCTCGGCGCAGTTCgtaaaaaatttgaatgcagCCGAGCAAGCAGAACAATATCCGAGGGCCGCGGAGGCGATTGTGCGCCGGCATTATGTCGACGATTACCTGCATAGTTTCGACAGTGAGGAAGAAGCATGTCAAGTTGTAGAGGAGGTCAAGTTGGTGCATAAACGAGGCGGATTCACAATTCGCAACTGGCTTTCGAATTCAGGCGCAGTACTCCGCCAGATTGGGGATACCGAAGCGAGAGCAACGAAGATCGTCGGTGAAGGCGGTCCCGAAGCAGAACGCGTGCTAGGCATGCAATGGAGAGCAACCGAGGATGTCTTCGTGTTCTCCAGCGATACCGACTTGGGAGCTTACGGTGCGTTATGA
- the LOC129782470 gene encoding uncharacterized protein LOC129782470 — MSQFDPLGLLSHFLIHGRVIIQDIWRTKAGWDDVVGKPILERWHLWVAKFNDLKAVRIPRAYFPGVTASEIEDLHLHIFVDGSETAYACVAYLRATIHGKFQCALVGGKAKVAPLKTLSIPRLELQAALIGCRLMKTLCSSHSLPISRRVIWTDSKTVLSWIHSDHRRYRQFVACRIGEILSKTNIEEWRYVPSKINVADDGTKWASGPNLKPDSRWFKGPEFLWAPEEAWPQQVKPEETETEARPCHIHIAVQPDEIINWERFSKFERLQRTVAYIHRFTDNCRRKAAKQPLQSSHITQEEIYRAENTLWRSAQLAEFPEEMVRLQMTKDGGKSKLNQGSRLYKLSPFIDEWGVARMDTRIAGAIFVPHDTRFPIILPKGHRLTNLVVEWYHRHYLHANNETVINENLYAVQSVKGKTAVPT, encoded by the exons ATGAGTCAGTTTGATCCGTTGGGGCTtctttcccatttcctcatccaTGGCCGCGTTATCATTCAGGATATATGGCGCACAAAAGCTGGTTGGGACGACGTGGTAGGCAAGCCAATCCTTGAACGATGGCATTTGTGGGTAGCCAAATTCAACGACCTGAAAGCTGTTCGTATACCTCGTGCCTATTTTCCGGGCGTAACGGCATCAGAAATCGAGGACTTgcacttgcatatatttgtcgACGGCAGCGAGACTGCCTATGCTTGTGTCGCCTACTTGAGGGCCACCATCCATGGAAAGTTCCAGTGTGCACTTGTCGGAGGAAAAGCGAAAGTAGCACCTTTGAAAACGTTATCCATTCCGAGGCTGGAGCTGCAGGCGGCGTTAATAGGCTGTAGGTTGATGAAAACGTTATGCAGCAGTCACAGTCTCCCAATATCGCGACGAGTGATTTGGACCGATTCAAAAACCGTCCTTTCGTGGATCCATTCTGATCATCGTCGCTATCGACAGTTTGTCGCCTGCCGGATAGGAGAAATCCTCTCCAAGACAAACATTGAGGAGTGGCGGTACGTTCCATCGAAAATCAACGTCGCGGATGATGGAACCAAGTGGGCTAGTGGACCAAACCTGAAACCCGACAGCCGTTGGTTCAAAGGCCCGGAGTTTCTATGGGCACCAGAGGAGGCTTGGCCACAACAAGTAAAACCAGAGGAAACCGAAACCGAAGCTCGACCATGTCACATCCATATAGCAGTGCAACCTGACGAAATCATTAACTGGGAACGCTTTTCGAAGTTCGAGAGGCTCCAAAGAACAGTTGCATACATCCACCGCTTCACAGACAACTGTAGACGCAAGGCGGCAAAACAACCACTGCAATCCTCGCACATTACCCAGGAAGAAATCTATAGAGCTGAAAATACCCTATGGCGATCGGCGCAGCTAGCTGAGTTTCCGGAAGAGATGGTTCGACTCCAGATGACAAAAGATGGAGGAAAATCGAAACTCAACCAAGGTAGCCGTCTTTACAAGCTATCACCGTTCATCGACGAATGGGGAGTAGCGCGAATGGACACTCGAATCGCTGGGGCAATCTTCGTTCCGCACGATACTAGATTCCCAATCATCCTCCCGAAGGGTCATCGCCTCACCAACCTGGTCGTAGAGTGGTATCACCGACATTATCTGCATGCGAACAATGAAACCGTTATCAACGAG AACCTGTATGCAGTGCAGAGTGTCAAAGGCAAAACCGCTGTGCCCACGTGA
- the LOC129782472 gene encoding uncharacterized protein LOC129782472 has protein sequence MAIRRFVVRRGSPLEIRSDNGTNFLGANRELQHQILDMNQQLSAVFTNAATKWVFNPPSAPHMGGSWERLVRSIKIAFSSLNSSRNPDDETLLTLMTEAEGIVNSRPLTFVSLEAESQEALTPNHFLLLSSQGVTQPPKPISGCSESVRTNWRLTTNLVDQFWSRWVREYLPTIAGRTKWYGEVKEPKVGDLAVVVDPSVRNGWLRGRIVSVIKGRDGRSRQVQVKTSGGVMRRPVTRVAILNIKASENTEAGSNAVPPDSMDVHYG, from the coding sequence ATGGCGATACGACGATTCGTAGTGCGGCGTGGATCACCCTTGGAGATTAGAAGTGATAACGGCACCAACTTCCTCGGAGCCAACCGTGAGCTACAGCATCAGATCCTGGATATGAACCAACAGCTATCCGCCGTGTTCACCAACGCTGCCACCAAGTGGGTATTCAATCCTCCGTCCGCTCCCCACATGGGTGGTTCGTGGGAGAGGCTCGTCCGGTCGATCAAGATCGCCTTTTCGTCCCTGAATAGCAGCAGAAACCCAGACGACGAAACTCTTCTCACATTGATGACCGAAGCGGAAGGGATAGTCAACTCTAGACCTCTGACATTTGTATCACTGGAAGCGGAATCGCAAGAAGCTCTCACGCCAAATCATTTTCTGCTGCTGAGCTCGCAGGGAGTTACTCAACCTCCGAAGCCTATATCTGGATGTTCTGAATCTGTTCGGACCAACTGGAGACTGACCACTAACCTCGTGGACCAATTTTGGAGCCGCTGGGTGCGAGAGTATCTCCCGACCATTGCTGGTCGTACCAAATGGTACGGAGAGGTGAAAGAACCGAAAGTTGGAGACCTAGCTGTCGTCGTGGATCCGTCTGTCCGAAACGGATGGCTGCGAGGACGTATTGTTTCCGTAATAAAGGGGAGAGATGGGCGAAGCAGACAAGTTCAAGTGAAGACGTCAGGAGGAGTGATGCGACGACCAGTGACTCGGGTTGCCATCTTGAACATCAAGGCCTCGGAAAACACTGAAGCAGGAAGTAACGCAGTACCACCGGACTCGATGGACGTGCATTACGGGTAG